A DNA window from Vigna angularis cultivar LongXiaoDou No.4 chromosome 1, ASM1680809v1, whole genome shotgun sequence contains the following coding sequences:
- the LOC108331825 gene encoding MLO-like protein 8, which produces MSVSKYKILSLCLVSWLWCGYVAVASSESSIGSKDLDQTPTWAVACVCTVFILISLTLEKSLHKVGTWLHEKHKKALLEALEKVKAELMILGFLSLLLTFGQSYIVRVCIPTDIADKLLPCPLADTEKESSSEEEHHRKLLSYERRYLSGDATHYQCKKGQQPLISVNGLHQLHILIFFLAVLHVFYSAVTMLLGRLKIRGWKAWEEETSSHGYEFANDPSRFRLTHETSFVRAHASFWTRYSIFFYIGCFCRQFYRSVGKADYLALRNGFITVHLAPGSKFNFQKYIKRSLEDDFKVVVGVSPILWASFVVFLLLNVNGWHAMFWASLIPVVIILAVGTKLQVALAKMAIEITERHAVVQGIPLVQGSDRYFWFGRPQLVLHLIHFALFQNAFQITYFLWIWYSFGLKNCFHADYKLAIVKVALGLAALCLCSYITLPLYALVTQMGSRMKKSIFDEQTSKALKKWHMAVKKKQGVKLGNSKVRAMDGSTTDSTVHSSGPKLHRFETTGHSTRTMSPYDDDHSDIELSPVSPTANLIVRVDHDEHEAEEAEHHPTANNQELSRLPTLERSMK; this is translated from the exons ATGTCTGtctcaaaatacaaaatactgTCTCTTTGTCTGGTTTCATGGCTGTGGTGCGGTTATGTGGCTGTGGCTTCAAGTGAAAGTAGTATCGGTTCCAAAGACCTTGATCAGACACCAACATGGGCGGTTGCCTGTGTCTGCACTGTTTTCATCTTGATATCCTTAACTCTGGAGAAAAGCCTTCACAAAGTGGGAACG TGGCTACATGAAAAGCACAAGAAGGCGTTGCTTGAGGCTTTGGAAAAGGTCAAAGCTG AGTTGATGATTCTTGGTTTCCTTTCACTGCTTCTTACTTTCGGGCAGAGTTACATCGTTAGAGTATGTATTCCTACTGATATTGCAGACAAATTGTTGCCATGTCCGCTTGCTGATACCGAAAAAGAATCAAGTAGTGAAGAGGAACACCATAGGAAGCTTCTTTCTTATGAACGCAGATATTTGTCAGGTGACGCTACCCATTACCAATGCAAGAAG GGACAACAACCACTTATATCTGTCAATGGATTGCACCAGTTGCACATCCTCATATTTTTCTTAGCAGTCCTTCATGTGTTTTACAGTGCTGTAACAATGCTTCTTGGGAGACTAAAG ATTCGAGGATGGAAAGCATGGGAAGAGGAGACTTCATCTCATGGATATGAGTTTGCCAATG ATCCCTCAAGGTTCCGCCTTACACATGAAACATCATTTGTGAGAGCTCATGCTTCTTTTTGGACAAGATATTCAATCTTCTTCTATATA GGATGCTTTTGTAGGCAATTTTATAGGTCTGTAGGCAAGGCTGACTACTTGGCTTTGCGCAATGGATTTATCACT GTACACCTGGCTCCTGGAAGTAAATTTAACTTCCAAAAGTATATCAAAAGATCTTTGGAGGATGACTTCAAGGTTGTTGTTGGAGTCAG TCCGATCCTCTGGGCTTCATTTGTTGTATTCCTGCTACTAAATGTTAATG GATGGCATGCTATGTTCTGGGCATCCTTAATTCCTGTTGTG ATAATTTTGGCTGTCGGAACAAAACTGCAAGTCGCTCTGGCAAAGATGGCTATTGAAATAACAGAAAGACATGCAGTTGTCCAAGGGATTCCTCTTGTTCAAGGCTCAGACAGATATTTTTGGTTTGGTCGGCCTCAGTTAGTTCTTCATCTTATCCATTTTGCTTTGTTTCAG aATGCTTTCCAAATAACATATTTCTTGTGGATATGG TATTCTTTTGGGCTGAAAAATTGTTTCCACGCTGACTACAAGCTTGCAATAGTGAAAGTAGCATTAGG GCTTGCGGCACTATGCCTCTGCAGCTATATCACCCTTCCATTATATGCTCTTGTTACTCAG ATGGGCTCAAGAatgaaaaaatcaatatttgatGAACAAACATCAAAAGCATTAAAGAAATGGCACATGGCAGTGAAAAAGAAGCAGGGAGTGAAACTTGGAAACTCCAAGGTGCGAGCCATGGATGGAAGCACCACTGATTCAACAGTACACTCTTCCGGCCCCAAACTTCACCGTTTCGAAACCACTGGTCACTCAACTCGCACCATGTCACCCTATGATGACGACCATTCTGACATTGAGCTGTCTCCCGTTTCACCGACAGCAAACTTGATTGTAAGAGTGGACCATGATGAGCATGAAGCAGAAGAAGCTGAGCATCACCCAACAGCCAACAATCAAGAGCTATCACGTTTGCCAACCCTTGAAAGAAGCATGAAATAG
- the LOC108337853 gene encoding RING-H2 finger protein ATL8 — protein MTRALRLLQSQAAPPPDAAAVESDFVVILAALLCALICVVGLVAIARCAWLRRATSSVGGGGSPPAPANKGLKKRVVNSLPKFTYAGEGDRCKWSECPICLNEFSGGDEVRVLPQCGHGFHVACVDTWLSSHSSCPSCRAPFVVARCQKCGHFPAVAAESSEPETKPGGGCNADDNRNVIVNHGFSNYGFLP, from the coding sequence ATGACACGCGCCCTCAGACTCCTCCAGTCCCAAGCGGCGCCACCTCCTGATGCTGCCGCCGTCGAGTCCGACTTCGTCGTCATCCTGGCGGCGCTCCTCTGCGCCCTCATTTGCGTGGTGGGCCTCGTCGCCATCGCGCGCTGCGCCTGGCTCCGTCGGGCAACATCTTCCGTCGGCGGCGGTGGATCTCCGCCGGCGCCGGCGAACAAGGGACTTAAGAAGAGAGTGGTGAATTCATTGCCGAAGTTTACGTACGCCGGCGAAGGTGATCGCTGCAAGTGGTCGGAGTGCCCGATCTGCCTTAATGAATTTTCCGGCGGTGACGAGGTCCGTGTGCTGCCGCAGTGCGGGCACGGGTTCCACGTGGCGTGCGTGGACACGTGGCTCTCTTCGCACTCGTCGTGCCCCTCGTGCCGCGCGCCTTTCGTAGTCGCCCGATGCCAGAAGTGCGGCCACTTCCCGGCGGTCGCAGCCGAATCCAGCGAACCGGAGACGAAACCCGGTGGCGGCTGCAATGCCGATGATAATCGTAATGTAATTGTTAACCACGGGTTTAGTAATTACGGTTTCTTGCCATGA
- the LOC108339582 gene encoding monosaccharide-sensing protein 2, with translation MTFALYLITKFNKETCMHAGGMTYIKKEFKLETNPTLEGLIMSTSFLTGTVVTIFSGTVSDMLGRRPMLIASSIMFFFSGLVMLWAPNVTVVLLSRLLDGIALALSITLTPLYISEIAPPDIRGTLNTLPQFSCSGGMFLAYIMVFSLSLLDSPSWRAMLAVVSIPSVAYFLLAVFYLPESPPWLVSKGRVTEAKKVLQRLRNSEDVSGELALLAEGMSPAGESATIEEYIVTPASDLMANKEAGRDCIKLYGPNQGGVSMVAQQVSGQGSMISRSMLTLSRHGSIVAQAENLKDPLVNLFGIVHDVNPPPLDSGGSRAMLMGDTFQSTDNLNAPLLSAQGSAFEKDKPFGSKDALGTGNNDANQLPKSTSIGGGWKLVYKSADGGRNEKGLQRVYLRADPNAGSAQGSFYDGYDLNADGTETFQASALVSHSVLCPKNISMKPENAAKRTGFGGLSDIGVRRALGVGVGLQLLQQAAGINGFLYYAPQILDQAGVGALLSNLGISSTSASLLVNIVTTLAMLPCIALSMRLMDVAGRRAIMLYTIPILIVSLMVLILRNLFHMSATANAIVTALSVMVYESCFVMGLGAIPNIVCSEIFPTSVRGICISICSLTFWISILIVTSSFPFLLQILGLSGVIGLFVIGCIGAWIFVYLKVPETKGMPLEVIIDFFAIGARPE, from the exons ATGACATTTGCATTATATCTGATTACGAAattcaacaaagaaacatgcATGCATGCAGGGGGAATGACCTACATAAAAAAAGAGTTCAAGCTGGAGACTAACCCCACACTAGAGGGTCTGATTATGTCCACATCATTTCTCACTGGCACTGTTGTTACAATATTCTCTGGGACAGTCTCTGACATGCTCGGAAGGCGTCCTATGCTGATAGCATCATCGATCATGTTTTTCTTTAGCGGTTTGGTGATGCTATGGGCCCCCAATGTTACTGTGGTTCTGTTGTCGAGGCTATTGGATGGAATAGCCCTTGCACTCTCCATAACACTCACTCCTCTCTACATATCAGAGATAGCACCACCTGACATCAGAGGCACTCTCAACACTCTCCCACAGTTTTCCTGCTCTGGGGGAATGTTTCTGGCCTACATCATGGTCTTCTCATTGTCCTTGCTCGATTCTCCAAGTTGGAGAGCAATGCTCGCTGTTGTGTCTATTCCTTCTGTTGCTTATTTTCTTCTAGCTGTGTTTTATCTCCCTGAATCTCCTCCTTGGCTTGTTAGTAAAGGGAGAGTCACCGAGGCTAAGAAAGTTCTGCAAAGACTTCGCAACAGTGAAGATGTTTCAG GGGAACTGGCTTTGCTTGCTGAGGGAATGAGTCCAGCGGGTGAAAGCGCCACCATAGAAGAGTACATAGTAACACCTGCCAGTGACCTCATGGCCAACAAGGAAGCAGGGAGAGATTGCATAAAGCTCTATGGACCTAACCAAGGAGGAGTTTCAATGGTTGCCCAACAGGTGAGTGGACAAGGTAGCATGATATCTCGGAGCATGTTAACCTTGTCTCGCCATGGAAGCATTGTTGCTCAGGCTGAAAATCTCAAAGACCCTCTAGTCAATCTCTTCGGGATCGTCCATGATGTCAATCCCCCGCCCCTTGATTCGGGTGGTTCAAGAGCCATGCTAATGGGAGACACGTTTCAGAGCACTGACAATTTGAATGCTCCATTGCTTTCAGCACAAGGCAGTGCTTTTGAGAAGGACAAGCCTTTTGGATCCAAGGATGCATTAGGAACAGGGAATAATGATGCCAACCAACTACCCAAGAGCACTAGCATTGGTGGAGGTTGGAAATTGGTTTATAAATCAGCCGATGGTGGAAGAAACGAAAAGGGGCTCCAAAGGGTTTACCTGCGTGCAGATCCTAATGCTGGATCGGCTCAAGGTTCATTTTATGATGGCTATGACTTGAATGCAGATGGAACTGAGACTTTTCAAGCATCTGCACTTGTCAGCCACTCAGTTCTCTGTCCTAAGAATATAAGCATGAAACCAGAAAATGCTGCCAAACGTACAGGTTTTGGTGGTTTGTCTGATATAGGAGTTAGGCGTGCATTAGGTGTTGGAGTTGGCCTACAACTTCTTCAGCAG GCTGCTGGCATAAATGGATTTCTATACTATGCTCCCCAGATTCTTGACCAGGCAGGTGTTGGAGCTCTTCTGTCAAATCTCGGTATTAGTTCAACATCTGCTTCTTTACTCGTAAATATCGTTACAACATTAGCAATGCTTCCTTGTATTGCCCTTTCCATGAGGCTCATGGATGTTGCCGGCAGGAG GGCAATAATGTTATACACAATACCCATTCTGATAGTGTCTCTGATGGTACTAATACTCCGGAACTTATTTCACATGAGTGCTACCGCGAATGCAATAGTGACTGCATTGAGTGTGATGGTATACGAAAGCTGCTTCGTCATGGGATTGGGTGCGATTCCCAACATCGTGTGTTCAGAAATCTTCCCAACAAGTGTTCGTGGGATATGCATTTCTATTTGCTCCCTTACGTTCTGGATCAGCATCTTAATAGTGACTTCTTCATTTCCCTTCTTGCTCCAAATCCTTGGCCTTTCCGGGGTCATTGGATTGTTCGTAATTGGGTGCATCGGTGCATGGATATTTGTCTACTTGAAAGTTCCTGAAACAAAGGGCATGCCTTTAGAAGTCATCATTGATTTCTTTGCTATTGGTGCAAGGCCTGAATGA